In Calypte anna isolate BGI_N300 chromosome 28, bCalAnn1_v1.p, whole genome shotgun sequence, a single window of DNA contains:
- the RAB8A gene encoding ras-related protein Rab-8A isoform X1 — MAKTYDYLFKLLLIGDSGVGKTCALFRFSEDAFNATFISTIGIDFKIRTIELDGKRIKLQIWDTAGQERFRTITTAYYRGAMGIMLVYDITNEKSFENIRNWVRNIEEHASPDVEKMILGNKCDANDKRQVSREQGEKLAASFGIKFMETSAKANINIENVSTATFLFCVLPCLFRQAMRTLVHPGWMQNSCLGVQIQTKPSLIKGSVFPLCKPCG, encoded by the exons ATGGCGAAGACGTACGATTACCTCTTCAAACTGCTGCTCATCGGCGACTCGGGCGTGGGGAAGACGTGCGCGCTCTTCCGCTTCTCCGAGGACGCCTTCAACGCCACCTTCATCTCCACCATCG gaattgattttaaaatcagaacCATTGAGCTGGACGGGAAGAGGATCAAGCTGCAGATCTG GGACACGGCGGGGCAGGAGCGGTTCCGGACCATCACCACCGCCTATTACCGGGGAGCCATG GGCATTATGTTGGTTTATGACATCACCAAcgaaaaatcttttgaaaatattcGGAACTGGGTCAGGAATATTGAAGAG CACGCCTCTCCAGATGTTGAAAAAATGATCCTTGGGAACAAATGTGATGCAAATGACAAAAGACAAGTGTCCAGAGAGCAAGGGGAGAAG CTTGCTGCAAGTTTTGGGATTAAATTTATGGAGACCAGtgcaaaagcaaatataaaCATAGAGAATGTGAGTACTGcaacctttcttttctgtgtattGCCTTGTTTGTTCAGACAAGCCATGAGAACACTTGTACATCCTGGTTGGATGCAAAATTCTTGTTTGGGAGTGCAGATCCAAACAAAACCTTCACTGATAAAAGGTTCTGTTTTCCCACTGTGTAAACCCTGTGGGTGA
- the RAB8A gene encoding ras-related protein Rab-8A isoform X2 — translation MAKTYDYLFKLLLIGDSGVGKTCALFRFSEDAFNATFISTIGIDFKIRTIELDGKRIKLQIWDTAGQERFRTITTAYYRGAMGIMLVYDITNEKSFENIRNWVRNIEEHASPDVEKMILGNKCDANDKRQVSREQGEKLAASFGIKFMETSAKANINIENAFFTLARDIKAKMDKKLEGNSPQGSNQGVKITPDQQKKSSFFRCVLL, via the exons ATGGCGAAGACGTACGATTACCTCTTCAAACTGCTGCTCATCGGCGACTCGGGCGTGGGGAAGACGTGCGCGCTCTTCCGCTTCTCCGAGGACGCCTTCAACGCCACCTTCATCTCCACCATCG gaattgattttaaaatcagaacCATTGAGCTGGACGGGAAGAGGATCAAGCTGCAGATCTG GGACACGGCGGGGCAGGAGCGGTTCCGGACCATCACCACCGCCTATTACCGGGGAGCCATG GGCATTATGTTGGTTTATGACATCACCAAcgaaaaatcttttgaaaatattcGGAACTGGGTCAGGAATATTGAAGAG CACGCCTCTCCAGATGTTGAAAAAATGATCCTTGGGAACAAATGTGATGCAAATGACAAAAGACAAGTGTCCAGAGAGCAAGGGGAGAAG CTTGCTGCAAGTTTTGGGATTAAATTTATGGAGACCAGtgcaaaagcaaatataaaCATAGAGAAT GCATTTTTCACTCTTGCAAGAGATATCAAAGCAAAAATGGACAAGAAGTTG GAAGGCAATAGCCCACAAGGCAGCAACCAGGGAGTCAAAATCACACCAGaccagcaaaagaaaagcagctttttccgATGTGTTCTTCTGTGA
- the RAB8A gene encoding ras-related protein Rab-8A isoform X3 produces MAKTYDYLFKLLLIGDSGVGKTCALFRFSEDAFNATFISTIGIDFKIRTIELDGKRIKLQIWDTAGQERFRTITTAYYRGAMGIMLVYDITNEKSFENIRNWVRNIEEHASPDVEKMILGNKCDANDKRQVSREQGEKAFFTLARDIKAKMDKKLEGNSPQGSNQGVKITPDQQKKSSFFRCVLL; encoded by the exons ATGGCGAAGACGTACGATTACCTCTTCAAACTGCTGCTCATCGGCGACTCGGGCGTGGGGAAGACGTGCGCGCTCTTCCGCTTCTCCGAGGACGCCTTCAACGCCACCTTCATCTCCACCATCG gaattgattttaaaatcagaacCATTGAGCTGGACGGGAAGAGGATCAAGCTGCAGATCTG GGACACGGCGGGGCAGGAGCGGTTCCGGACCATCACCACCGCCTATTACCGGGGAGCCATG GGCATTATGTTGGTTTATGACATCACCAAcgaaaaatcttttgaaaatattcGGAACTGGGTCAGGAATATTGAAGAG CACGCCTCTCCAGATGTTGAAAAAATGATCCTTGGGAACAAATGTGATGCAAATGACAAAAGACAAGTGTCCAGAGAGCAAGGGGAGAAG GCATTTTTCACTCTTGCAAGAGATATCAAAGCAAAAATGGACAAGAAGTTG GAAGGCAATAGCCCACAAGGCAGCAACCAGGGAGTCAAAATCACACCAGaccagcaaaagaaaagcagctttttccgATGTGTTCTTCTGTGA
- the CIB3 gene encoding calcium and integrin-binding family member 3 — protein sequence MLRGLRPAFSLKGGKRRAGIISRCLKAPRGAGWCSSLRGKRLFHRAERLAPPRGWNGQEIRRFYSVFVDCTFFTRKEILRLFYRYRDLAPQLVPLDYTAKPAVTLPYQLIGSMPELKDNPFRQRIAEVFSEAGDGNMTLDDFLDMFSVLSEMAPRDLKAYYAFKIYDFNNDDYICKSDLEKTVNKLTRNELTPEEVNLVCDKVIYEADADNDGKLSLEDFQHMITRAPDFLSTFHIRI from the exons ATGTTGCGCGGGCTCCGCCCCGCGTTCTCCCTCAAGGGAGGGAAGCGCCGAGCGG GAATAATTTCGCGTTGTCTGAAGGCTCCCCGAGGAGCGGGGTGGTGTTCTTCGctgagggggaagaggcttttccACAGGGCTGAAAGGCTCGCCCCGCCGCGGGGTTGGAACGGCCAGGAAATAAGGAGGTTTTACAGCGTGTTTGTG GATTGTACTTTCTTTACGAGGAAAGAAATTCTGAG GCTGTTTTACAGATACAGGGACCTGGCCCCGCAGCTCGTTCCGCTCGACTACACAGCTAAACCCGCGGTGACACTTCCCTACCAGCTCATTGGCAGCATGCCAGAGCTGAAG GACAACCCATTCCGCCAGCGGATCGCAGAGGTTTTCTCAGAGGCTGGAGATGGCAACATGACTTTAGATGATTTTCTGGACATGTTTTCAGTCCTGAGTGAAATGGCTCCCAGAGACTTGAAAGCttattatgcttttaaaatttatg ATTTTAACAATGATGATTACATATGCAAATCAGATCTAGAGAAAACTGTTAACAAATTAACCCGGAATGAACTTACCCCAGAAGAAGTTAACCTTGTGTGTGACAAGGTGATCTATGAAGCTGATGCTGACAATGATGGCAAGCTGTCTTTGGAAGACTTTCAGCACATGATAACACGAGCTCCAGATTTCCTTAG CACCTTTCACATTCGAATCTGA
- the AP1M1 gene encoding AP-1 complex subunit mu-1, with the protein MSASAVYVLDLKGKVLICRNYRGDVDMSEVEHFMPILMEKEEEGTLSPILAHGGVRFMWIKHNNLYLVATSKKNACVSLVFSFLYKVVQVFSEYFKELEEESIRDNFVIIYELLDELMDFGYPQTTDSKILQEYITQEGHKLETGAPRPPATVTNAVSWRSEGIKYRKNEVFLDVIESVNLLVSANGNVLRSEIVGSIKMRVFLSGMPELRLGLNDKVLFDNTGRGKSKSVELEDVKFHQCVRLSRFENDRTISFIPPDGEFELMSYRLNTHVKPLIWIESVIEKHSHSRIEYMIKAKSQFKRRSTANNVEIHIPVPNDADSPKFKTTVGSVKWVPENSEIVWSIKSFPGGKEYLMRAHFGLPSVEAEDKEGKPPISVKFEIPYFTTSGIQVRYLKIIEKSGYQALPWVRYITQNGDYQLRTQ; encoded by the exons ATGTCGGCCAGCGCCGTCTATGTGCTGGATCTGAAGGGGAAG GTTCTGATCTGCCGGAATTACCGTGGAGATGTGGACATGTCCGAGGTGGAGCATTTTATGCCAATCCtcatggaaaaggaagaagagggaacCCTTTCTCCTATCCTGGCACACGGAGGAGTTCGTTTCATGTGGATTAAACACAACAATTTGTATC TTGTTGCAACTTCTAAGAAAAATGCTTGTGTGTCACtggtgttttcatttttgtataAAGTAGTTCAG GTTTTCTCTGAATATTTCAAggagctggaagaagagagCATTAGGGataattttgttattatttatgaGTTGTTAGATGAGCTTATGGATTTTGGCTACCCCCAAACCACTGACAGTAAAATTTTACAAGA GTACATCACTCAGGAAGGTCACAAACTTGAAACTGGAGCTCCCCGTCCTCCTGCCACTGTTACCAATGCTGTTTCCTGGAGATCAGAAGGgataaaatacaggaaaaatgaagTGTTCCTGGATGTTATAGAGTCTGTTAACCTTCTG GTCAGTGCCAATGGGAATGTCCTGCGGAGCGAGATCGTTGGGTCCATCAAGATGCGCGTGTTCCTCTCGGGAATGCCCGAGCTGCGCCTGGGCTTGAATGACAAAGTCCTCTTTGACAACACAGGCC GTGGCAAAAGCAAATCCGTGGAACTGGAAGATGTGAAGTTCCATCAGTGCGTTCGGCTCTCTCGCTTCGAGAACGACAGAACCATTTCCTTCATTCCTCCTGATGGAGAGTTTGAGCTCATGTCCTATCGTCTGAACACCCAC GTAAAACCACTGATCTGGATTGAGTCTGTGATTGAAAAACATTCCCACAGCCGTATTGAGTACATGATCAAG GCAAAAAGTCAATTTAAGCGTCGCTCAACTGCCAACAATGTGGAGATTCACATTCCAGTTCCAAATGATGCAGACTCACCAAAGTTTAAAACCACTGTTGGAAGTGTCAAATGGGTTCCAGAGAACAGTGAAATTGTCTGGTCCATTAAATCTTTTCCA GGTGGTAAAGAATACCTGATGAGAGCTCACTTTGGACTTCCAAGTGTTGAAGCTGAAGATAAAGAAGGCAAACCTCCCATTAGTGTCAAGTTTGAGATTCCATATTTTACCACTTCAGGAATCCAG GTTCGTTACTTAAAGATCATTGAGAAGAGTGGTTACCAGGCACTCCCGTGGGTCCGGTACATCACCCAGAATGGAG acTACCAGCTTCGAACACAGTAA
- the FAM32A gene encoding protein FAM32A, giving the protein MADYEAVQRGPLRLKGSGGALGAGKRKKKKAKEKAQIVEQIVSSKKQEEEKKRGLDKRTPAQVAYEKMQEKRQMERILKKASKTHKQRVEDFNRHLDTLTEHYDIPKVSWTK; this is encoded by the exons ATGGCGGACTACGAGGCGGTGCAGCGCGGGCCGCTGCGGCTGAAGGGCAGCGGAGGGGCCCTGGGGGCCGGCAAGCG gaagaagaagaaggcGAAGGAGAAGGCGCAGATCGTGGAGCAGATCGTGAGCAgcaagaagcaggaggaggagaagaagcgAGGGTTGGATAAGAGGACCCCGGCGCAGGTGGCTTATGAGAAGATGCAGGAGAAGCGG CAAATGGAGAGGATCCTGAAGAAAGCGTCCAAGACCCATAAGCAGAGAGTGGAG GACTTCAACAGGCACTTGGATACTCTGACAGAGCATTACGACATTCCTAAAGTCAGCTGGACAAAGTGA